Proteins encoded by one window of Rhodamnia argentea isolate NSW1041297 chromosome 6, ASM2092103v1, whole genome shotgun sequence:
- the LOC115734440 gene encoding beta-glucosidase 12-like isoform X2, with protein MMRFGSTGAVSRPVFFLGPHRLLISMKVPQMKVVKGQVSGITSLTNTQKKIASGSNGDVAVDQYHRYKEDVGIMKEMGLDAYKFSISWPRILPKGKLKGGINKEGVQHYNNLINKLLAHGIQPFVTLFHYDLPQTLEEEYGGFLSPLVVDDFRDYVNVCFEEFGDRVKHWITLNEPWSFCYFGYVTGVAAPGRCSEWQMLNCTGGDSGTEPYIVAHHQILAHAAAVKLYREKYQASQKGVIGITLVSVWFVPYSHAKDNKNAALRALDFNIGWFLEPITYGDYPQSMRALAGSRLPKFTEEQSLVVKGSFDFLGLNYYTSSYAKQAPRANSPPSYVTDALVNQTTERDGVPIGPQAASSWLHVYPRGIRSVLLYIKQKYNDPLIYITENGIDEFNNSTLPLEQQLSDYTRIDYHYRHLSYLREAIKNGVKVKGYFVWSMLDNFEWVSGYSVRFGINYVDYQTGLRRIPKRSARWFKSFLKK; from the exons ATGATGCGGTTTGGCTCAACCGGAGCAGTTTCCCGCCCGGTTTTCTTTTTGGGACCTCATCGGCTGCTTATCAG TATGAAGGTGCCGCAAATGAAGGTGGTAAAGGGCCAAGTATCTGGGATTACTTCACTCACAAATacccag AAA AAAATAGCTAGTGGGAGTAATGGAGACGTCGCCGTCGATCAGTACCACCGATACAAG GAAGATGTGGGGATAATGAAGGAAATGGGGTTAGATGCTTACAAGTTCTCAATCTCATGGCCTCGAATTCTACCTA AGGGAAAGCTAAAAGGAGGTATCAACAAGGAAGGAGTGCAACATTACAACAATCTCATCAACAAGCTCCTAGCCCACG GTATTCAACCTTTTGTGACATTGTTCCACTACGACCTCCCTCAAACCCTAGAGGAGGAGTATGGCGGTTTCTTGAGTCCACTTGTTGT GGACGATTTTCGCGATTATGTAAATGTTTGTTTCGAGGAGTTTGGGGACCGAGTGAAGCACTGGATAACTTTGAACGAGCCGTGGAGCTTCTGCTATTTTGGCTATGTGACCGGGGTGGCGGcgcccggccggtgttcggaGTGGCAGATGCTGAACTGCACGGGCGGTGATTCCGGCACGGAGCCTTACATAGTCGCACACCATCAGATTCTTGCTCACGCTGCCGCCGTGAAGCTGTACAGAGAGAAGTACCAG GCATCTCAAAAGGGGGTAATAGGAATAACGTTGGTGTCTGTTTGGTTTGTGCCTTACTCTCATGCAAAGGATAACAAAAATGCAGCATTAAGGGCTTTGGATTTCAATATCGGATG GTTCTTGGAGCCCATCACATACGGCGACTACCCACAAAGCATGCGTGCCCTTGCCGGAAGCAGACTCCCCAAGTTCACGGAGGAGCAGTCTCTGGTCGTAAAAGGGTCGTTCGACTTCCTCGGATTGAACTATTACACCTCTTCCTACGCGAAACAAGCGCCTCGTGCCAATTCGCCTCCAAGCTACGTGACCGACGCGCTCGTGAATCAAACGA CCGAGCGTGATGGAGTTCCAATTGGTCCCCAG GCTGCTTCCAGTTGGCTACACGTGTATCCCAGAGGAATACGCAGTGTTTTGCTCTATATAAAGCAAAAGTACAATGATCCACTCATTTACATTACTGAGAATG GGATCGATGAGTTCAACAACTCGACGTTGCCACTGGAGCAACAGCTGTCTGACTACACGAGAATTGATTATCATTATCGCCATCTCTCGTATCTCCGAGAGGCTATTAA GAACGGTGTGAAGGTGAAAGGCTACTTCGTGTGGTCGATGTTGGACAATTTCGAATGGGTTAGCGGTTACTCCGTTCGATTTGGCATCAACTATGTCGATTACCAGACTGGGTTGAGGAGAATCCCCAAACGATCGGCACGGTGGTTCAAGAGCTTTCTCAAGAAGtag
- the LOC115734440 gene encoding beta-glucosidase 12-like isoform X3: MMRFGSTGAVSRPVFFLGPHRLLISMKVPQMKVVKGQVSGITSLTNTQEDVGIMKEMGLDAYKFSISWPRILPKGKLKGGINKEGVQHYNNLINKLLAHGIQPFVTLFHYDLPQTLEEEYGGFLSPLVVDDFRDYVNVCFEEFGDRVKHWITLNEPWSFCYFGYVTGVAAPGRCSEWQMLNCTGGDSGTEPYIVAHHQILAHAAAVKLYREKYQASQKGVIGITLVSVWFVPYSHAKDNKNAALRALDFNIGWFLEPITYGDYPQSMRALAGSRLPKFTEEQSLVVKGSFDFLGLNYYTSSYAKQAPRANSPPSYVTDALVNQTTERDGVPIGPQAASSWLHVYPRGIRSVLLYIKQKYNDPLIYITENGIDEFNNSTLPLEQQLSDYTRIDYHYRHLSYLREAIKNGVKVKGYFVWSMLDNFEWVSGYSVRFGINYVDYQTGLRRIPKRSARWFKSFLKK, from the exons ATGATGCGGTTTGGCTCAACCGGAGCAGTTTCCCGCCCGGTTTTCTTTTTGGGACCTCATCGGCTGCTTATCAG TATGAAGGTGCCGCAAATGAAGGTGGTAAAGGGCCAAGTATCTGGGATTACTTCACTCACAAATacccag GAAGATGTGGGGATAATGAAGGAAATGGGGTTAGATGCTTACAAGTTCTCAATCTCATGGCCTCGAATTCTACCTA AGGGAAAGCTAAAAGGAGGTATCAACAAGGAAGGAGTGCAACATTACAACAATCTCATCAACAAGCTCCTAGCCCACG GTATTCAACCTTTTGTGACATTGTTCCACTACGACCTCCCTCAAACCCTAGAGGAGGAGTATGGCGGTTTCTTGAGTCCACTTGTTGT GGACGATTTTCGCGATTATGTAAATGTTTGTTTCGAGGAGTTTGGGGACCGAGTGAAGCACTGGATAACTTTGAACGAGCCGTGGAGCTTCTGCTATTTTGGCTATGTGACCGGGGTGGCGGcgcccggccggtgttcggaGTGGCAGATGCTGAACTGCACGGGCGGTGATTCCGGCACGGAGCCTTACATAGTCGCACACCATCAGATTCTTGCTCACGCTGCCGCCGTGAAGCTGTACAGAGAGAAGTACCAG GCATCTCAAAAGGGGGTAATAGGAATAACGTTGGTGTCTGTTTGGTTTGTGCCTTACTCTCATGCAAAGGATAACAAAAATGCAGCATTAAGGGCTTTGGATTTCAATATCGGATG GTTCTTGGAGCCCATCACATACGGCGACTACCCACAAAGCATGCGTGCCCTTGCCGGAAGCAGACTCCCCAAGTTCACGGAGGAGCAGTCTCTGGTCGTAAAAGGGTCGTTCGACTTCCTCGGATTGAACTATTACACCTCTTCCTACGCGAAACAAGCGCCTCGTGCCAATTCGCCTCCAAGCTACGTGACCGACGCGCTCGTGAATCAAACGA CCGAGCGTGATGGAGTTCCAATTGGTCCCCAG GCTGCTTCCAGTTGGCTACACGTGTATCCCAGAGGAATACGCAGTGTTTTGCTCTATATAAAGCAAAAGTACAATGATCCACTCATTTACATTACTGAGAATG GGATCGATGAGTTCAACAACTCGACGTTGCCACTGGAGCAACAGCTGTCTGACTACACGAGAATTGATTATCATTATCGCCATCTCTCGTATCTCCGAGAGGCTATTAA GAACGGTGTGAAGGTGAAAGGCTACTTCGTGTGGTCGATGTTGGACAATTTCGAATGGGTTAGCGGTTACTCCGTTCGATTTGGCATCAACTATGTCGATTACCAGACTGGGTTGAGGAGAATCCCCAAACGATCGGCACGGTGGTTCAAGAGCTTTCTCAAGAAGtag
- the LOC115734440 gene encoding beta-glucosidase 12-like isoform X1, whose amino-acid sequence MAFHVHHELLLGFLVVVVSLSHCSAAGNNYTYKPGDYDAVWLNRSSFPPGFLFGTSSAAYQYEGAANEGGKGPSIWDYFTHKYPEKIASGSNGDVAVDQYHRYKEDVGIMKEMGLDAYKFSISWPRILPKGKLKGGINKEGVQHYNNLINKLLAHGIQPFVTLFHYDLPQTLEEEYGGFLSPLVVDDFRDYVNVCFEEFGDRVKHWITLNEPWSFCYFGYVTGVAAPGRCSEWQMLNCTGGDSGTEPYIVAHHQILAHAAAVKLYREKYQASQKGVIGITLVSVWFVPYSHAKDNKNAALRALDFNIGWFLEPITYGDYPQSMRALAGSRLPKFTEEQSLVVKGSFDFLGLNYYTSSYAKQAPRANSPPSYVTDALVNQTTERDGVPIGPQAASSWLHVYPRGIRSVLLYIKQKYNDPLIYITENGIDEFNNSTLPLEQQLSDYTRIDYHYRHLSYLREAIKNGVKVKGYFVWSMLDNFEWVSGYSVRFGINYVDYQTGLRRIPKRSARWFKSFLKK is encoded by the exons ATGGCGTTTCATGTCCATCATGAACTGCTTTTAGGGTTTCTTGTCGTTGTGGTTTCACTGAGTCATTGTTCAGCTGCCGGCAATAATTACACGTATAAACCTGGCGATTATGATGCGGTTTGGCTCAACCGGAGCAGTTTCCCGCCCGGTTTTCTTTTTGGGACCTCATCGGCTGCTTATCAG TATGAAGGTGCCGCAAATGAAGGTGGTAAAGGGCCAAGTATCTGGGATTACTTCACTCACAAATacccag AGAAAATAGCTAGTGGGAGTAATGGAGACGTCGCCGTCGATCAGTACCACCGATACAAG GAAGATGTGGGGATAATGAAGGAAATGGGGTTAGATGCTTACAAGTTCTCAATCTCATGGCCTCGAATTCTACCTA AGGGAAAGCTAAAAGGAGGTATCAACAAGGAAGGAGTGCAACATTACAACAATCTCATCAACAAGCTCCTAGCCCACG GTATTCAACCTTTTGTGACATTGTTCCACTACGACCTCCCTCAAACCCTAGAGGAGGAGTATGGCGGTTTCTTGAGTCCACTTGTTGT GGACGATTTTCGCGATTATGTAAATGTTTGTTTCGAGGAGTTTGGGGACCGAGTGAAGCACTGGATAACTTTGAACGAGCCGTGGAGCTTCTGCTATTTTGGCTATGTGACCGGGGTGGCGGcgcccggccggtgttcggaGTGGCAGATGCTGAACTGCACGGGCGGTGATTCCGGCACGGAGCCTTACATAGTCGCACACCATCAGATTCTTGCTCACGCTGCCGCCGTGAAGCTGTACAGAGAGAAGTACCAG GCATCTCAAAAGGGGGTAATAGGAATAACGTTGGTGTCTGTTTGGTTTGTGCCTTACTCTCATGCAAAGGATAACAAAAATGCAGCATTAAGGGCTTTGGATTTCAATATCGGATG GTTCTTGGAGCCCATCACATACGGCGACTACCCACAAAGCATGCGTGCCCTTGCCGGAAGCAGACTCCCCAAGTTCACGGAGGAGCAGTCTCTGGTCGTAAAAGGGTCGTTCGACTTCCTCGGATTGAACTATTACACCTCTTCCTACGCGAAACAAGCGCCTCGTGCCAATTCGCCTCCAAGCTACGTGACCGACGCGCTCGTGAATCAAACGA CCGAGCGTGATGGAGTTCCAATTGGTCCCCAG GCTGCTTCCAGTTGGCTACACGTGTATCCCAGAGGAATACGCAGTGTTTTGCTCTATATAAAGCAAAAGTACAATGATCCACTCATTTACATTACTGAGAATG GGATCGATGAGTTCAACAACTCGACGTTGCCACTGGAGCAACAGCTGTCTGACTACACGAGAATTGATTATCATTATCGCCATCTCTCGTATCTCCGAGAGGCTATTAA GAACGGTGTGAAGGTGAAAGGCTACTTCGTGTGGTCGATGTTGGACAATTTCGAATGGGTTAGCGGTTACTCCGTTCGATTTGGCATCAACTATGTCGATTACCAGACTGGGTTGAGGAGAATCCCCAAACGATCGGCACGGTGGTTCAAGAGCTTTCTCAAGAAGtag
- the LOC125315542 gene encoding uncharacterized protein LOC125315542 — translation MRKGRGKVKKVTSGNHEDPGSSKEGKPLARKRRGRPQKLPRDELGKEEVEKIEEEDGDDAKLSISSKEKEDQASSENGKKRLRNSQVRGKLDLVKEEKGIGTRSSGDDLTKLNGFRHNGSRRKSKPRRAAEVGVGCK, via the coding sequence ATGCGTAAGGGAAGAGGAAAGGTGAAGAAGGTGACTTCTGGAAACCATGAAGATCCAGGAAGCAGCAAGGAAGGAAAACCACTGGCTCGGAAGAGGAGAGGAAGACCACAAAAGCTCCCGAGGGATGAATTGGGCaaggaagaagttgaaaagatagaagaggaagatggtgaTGATGCAAAGCTGAGTATCtctagcaaagaaaaagaagaccaaGCTTCATCGGAGAATGGGAAGAAGAGGTTGCGTAACTCACAGGTAAGAGGGAAACTGGATTTGGTGAAAGAGGAGAAAGGCATTGGTACAAGATCAAGTGGCGATGATTTGACTAAGTTGAATGGATTCCGACATAATGGAAGCAGGCGTAAAAGCAAACCTCGCCGAGCTGCTGAAGTAGGGGTGGGATGCAAGTGA
- the LOC115734560 gene encoding pentatricopeptide repeat-containing protein At5g59600-like, whose amino-acid sequence MSYSKLPSKSSSLDDLNLLLQRCIKAKSLSLSKQVHAVLITTGTGRSSPSLCSTLVGSYGSSGDSNSAKLVFDTIRHPSVFALNWMVSISAFDGDHEEAFGYFASMQKLGRTCNKFTFSIVLKACIAVMDVLKGREIHGVVYRMYLQDDLSVANSLIDMYGKCGRLDLAHKVFGKMFTRDVVSWTSMICGYFHVGKMQEAVELFERMRREGLKPNDFTWNALIAGYARSGDRNGTMALLDEMKSEGLIPDLVTWNALISGFVQSNQVHEALKLFQEMLVSGVKPNQVTVTGLLPGCGSTVTIDRGREIHGLIYRMGLDMNVYVSSALIDMYSKCGCVEDASNVFDMVTVKNVASWNAMIGCYGKHGMVDQALQLFEEMKDGQIRPNEVTLVSVLSACSHGGLLEKGLQIFRSIKEDYGVSPRKEHFACVVDLLCRCGKMAEAYNLLKEMPVDVTDSILGAFFNGCSIHGRNDLAQLVAGDIANKRLKRPGGLATLSNILAAGGGWEGVENVRDVMREKRIQKKPGYSWI is encoded by the coding sequence ATGAGCTACTCTAAACTCCCATCAAAGAGCTCGTCTTTAGACGATCTCAATTTGCTGCTGCAAAGATGCATCAAAGCCAAGTCTTTGTCGCTGTCCAAGCAAGTCCATGCCGTGTTGATTACCACTGGGACAGGTCGCTCTTCCCCGTCCTTGTGTTCGACCCTCGTTGGCTCGTACGGAAGCAGCGGCGACTCGAACTCCGCAAAGCTCGTGTTCGACACGATTCGGCACCCCAGTGTCTTCGCGCTGAATTggatggtttcaatctcggcgTTCGATGGGGATCACGAGGAGGCATTCGGGTACTTCGCCTCGATGCAGAAACTGGGGAGGACGTGCAATAAGTTCACGTTCTCCATCGTGCTCAAAGCTTGTATTGCCGTGATGGATGTATTGAAAGGGAGAGAAATTCACGGTGTCGTGTACAGAATGTATTTGCAAGATGACCTATCTGTAGCGAATTCTTTGATAGATATGTATGGCAAATGTGGGAGGTTGGATCTTGCCCATAAGGTGTTTGGCAAGATGTTTACAAGAGATGTAGTTTCTTGGACGTCGATGATTTGTGGGTATTTCCATGTGGGGAAGATGCAAGAAGCTGTCGAGCTGTTCGAGCGAATGAGAAGGGAAGGGCTAAAACCAAATGACTTTACGTGGAACGCGTTGATAGCTGGTTACGCTAGGAGCGGAGATAGAAATGGGACGATGGCACTATTGGATGAGATGAAAAGTGAGGGGCTGATTCCCGATCTGGTCACTTGGAATGCATTGATTTCTGGTTTTGTTCAGAGCAACCAAGTCCATGAAGCTTTGAAACTTTTTCAGGAAATGTTGGTGTCGGGGGTTAAACCAAATCAAGTCACGGTCACGGGTCTTCTCCCTGGATGTGGATCTACGGTTACAATTGACAGAGGGAGAGAAATTCACGGTTTGATTTACAGAATGGGACTTGATATGAATGTATATGTATCTAGTGCTCTTATTGACATGTATTCGAAATGTGGGTGTGTCGAGGATGCTTCCAATGTTTTTGACATGGTGACCGTCAAGAATGTGGCTTCCTGGAATGCAATGATCGGGTGCTATGGCAAGCACGGAATGGTTGATCAGGCTCTTCAGCTGTTTGAGGAAATGAAGGACGGACAGATTCGGCCAAATGAAGTGACTCTGGTTTCCGTTCTTTCTGCGTGCAGTCACGGTGGCTTACTAGAGAAAggtttacaaatttttagatcCATTAAAGAGGATTATGGTGTTAGTCCCCGAAAAGAACACTTTGCTTGTGTGGTTGATCTTTTGTGCCGTTGTGGTAAGATGGCAGAAGCTTACAATTTGTTGAAGGAGATGCCTGTGGATGTCACTGATTCAATTCTTGGAGCCTTTTTTAATGGGTGCTCGATTCATGGAAGAAATGATTTGGCTCAGCTAGTTGCTGGTGATATTGCGAACAAGAGGTTGAAAAGACCTGGGGGTCTTGCGACACTGTCAAACATTCTTGCAGCCGGTGGAGGATGGGAGGGGGTCGAGAATGTTAGAGATGTCATGAGGGAGAAAAGGATCCAAAAGAAACCTGGCTACAGTTGGATTTAG
- the LOC115734395 gene encoding protein EMSY-LIKE 3-like isoform X1 → MDQDMPDSSSGTDDDLPPPHRGRFQRGHTAGNGRSTVLGTAPLPRIHDDMENQINNIEQEAYCSILRAFKAQSDAITWEKESLITELRKELRVSDEEHRELLSRVNSEDIIRQIREWRKANGLQPGRPGTSRHIHDPAPSRNLSASHKKLKTTQSVASLSMIAPPPSIPSLQPPRSAFRQGSHTGGRSKKTKPKSTAGAGGRPQGAIRGLSGAFAAKSDSLIGKKVWTRWPDDNNFYEAVITDYNSVEGRHALVYDIDTANETWEWVDLKEISPSDIRWEGNDHGISHREARPGVGQGVKKSTSKGGAIAGLGGGRRTTKAQTRNNLPSLQSGIGRKALGDIELFHTDSLVKKVEKVLGAEQPDAAEIAEAKRALKKQELALVDAISRLEDASDGESGTDTTAKLSTLGLNTLHQEGKQASGHKAQN, encoded by the exons ATGGATCAGGATATGCCTGATAGCAGCAGCG GTACAGATGACGACCTCCCTCCTCCGCACCGCGGCAGATTCCAGAGAGGACACACTGCTGGAAATGGAAGATCTACAGTTTTAGGAACTGCGCCTTTACCCAGGATTCATGACGACATGGAAAATCAGATCAACAATATTGAGCAAGAAGCTTATTGTTCAATACTGCGAGCCTTTAAGGCTCAATCTGATGCCATTACTTGG GAGAAGGAGAGTTTGATTACTGAACTTAGGAAAGAGCTGAGAGTGTCAGACGAGGAACATAGAGAGCTTCTTTCCAGGGTCAATTCGGAAGACATCATTCGGCAAATAAG AGAGTGGAGAAAAGCAAATGGGCTTCAACCAGGCAGGCCTGGTACTTCTCGGCACATTCATGACCCTGCACCTAGTCGCAATCTTTCGGCTTCTCACAAGAAACTGAAGACCACACAGTCTGTTGCTTCTTTGTCCATGATCGCACCACCTCCATCAATACCGTCATTACAACCACCTCGGTCAGCATTTAGACAAGGGTCTCATACGGGAGGCAGGAGTAAGAAGACAAAACCA AAATCTACTGCAGGTGCTGGGGGAAGGCCTCAAGGTGCCATTCGTGGTTTGTCAGGGGCCTTCGCAGCGAAATCTGATTCGCTGATAGGCAAGAAAGTGTGGACTAGGTGGCCTGATGATAACAACTTCTATGAGGCTGTCATAACAGATTATAACTCAGTTGAG GGTCGGCATGCATTGGTCTACGATATCGATACAGCAAATGAAACATGGGAATGGGTTGACCTCAAAGAG ATATCTCCTTCTGACATCCGGTGGGAAGGCAATGACCATGGAATTTCTCATAGAGAAGCCCGTCCTGGTGTCGGTCAGGGGGTCAAGAAGTCCACTTCGAAAGGCGGTGCTATTGCTGGACTTGGAGGAGGTAGAAGGACAACGAAGGCACAGACTCGAAATAATCTTCCTTCATTGCAAAGTGGCATAGGCAGGAAGGCTTTGGGCGACATTGAATTATTTCACACAGATTCTCTAGTCAAGAAG GTGGAGAAAGTGTTAGGTGCAGAGCAGCCCGATGCTGCAGAGATTGCGGAAGCAAAGAGGGCTCTTAAG AAGCAGGAGCTGGCCCTGGTTGATGCGATCTCCAGGCTTGAAGATGCATCCGATGGTGAAAGTG GTACAGATACTACTGCCAAATTGTCAACACTAGGACTCAACACCCTCCACCAAGAAGGCAAGCAAGCATCCGGGCACAAGGCCCAGAACTGA
- the LOC115734395 gene encoding protein EMSY-LIKE 3-like isoform X2 gives MDQDMPDSSSTDDDLPPPHRGRFQRGHTAGNGRSTVLGTAPLPRIHDDMENQINNIEQEAYCSILRAFKAQSDAITWEKESLITELRKELRVSDEEHRELLSRVNSEDIIRQIREWRKANGLQPGRPGTSRHIHDPAPSRNLSASHKKLKTTQSVASLSMIAPPPSIPSLQPPRSAFRQGSHTGGRSKKTKPKSTAGAGGRPQGAIRGLSGAFAAKSDSLIGKKVWTRWPDDNNFYEAVITDYNSVEGRHALVYDIDTANETWEWVDLKEISPSDIRWEGNDHGISHREARPGVGQGVKKSTSKGGAIAGLGGGRRTTKAQTRNNLPSLQSGIGRKALGDIELFHTDSLVKKVEKVLGAEQPDAAEIAEAKRALKKQELALVDAISRLEDASDGESGTDTTAKLSTLGLNTLHQEGKQASGHKAQN, from the exons ATGGATCAGGATATGCCTGATAGCAGCA GTACAGATGACGACCTCCCTCCTCCGCACCGCGGCAGATTCCAGAGAGGACACACTGCTGGAAATGGAAGATCTACAGTTTTAGGAACTGCGCCTTTACCCAGGATTCATGACGACATGGAAAATCAGATCAACAATATTGAGCAAGAAGCTTATTGTTCAATACTGCGAGCCTTTAAGGCTCAATCTGATGCCATTACTTGG GAGAAGGAGAGTTTGATTACTGAACTTAGGAAAGAGCTGAGAGTGTCAGACGAGGAACATAGAGAGCTTCTTTCCAGGGTCAATTCGGAAGACATCATTCGGCAAATAAG AGAGTGGAGAAAAGCAAATGGGCTTCAACCAGGCAGGCCTGGTACTTCTCGGCACATTCATGACCCTGCACCTAGTCGCAATCTTTCGGCTTCTCACAAGAAACTGAAGACCACACAGTCTGTTGCTTCTTTGTCCATGATCGCACCACCTCCATCAATACCGTCATTACAACCACCTCGGTCAGCATTTAGACAAGGGTCTCATACGGGAGGCAGGAGTAAGAAGACAAAACCA AAATCTACTGCAGGTGCTGGGGGAAGGCCTCAAGGTGCCATTCGTGGTTTGTCAGGGGCCTTCGCAGCGAAATCTGATTCGCTGATAGGCAAGAAAGTGTGGACTAGGTGGCCTGATGATAACAACTTCTATGAGGCTGTCATAACAGATTATAACTCAGTTGAG GGTCGGCATGCATTGGTCTACGATATCGATACAGCAAATGAAACATGGGAATGGGTTGACCTCAAAGAG ATATCTCCTTCTGACATCCGGTGGGAAGGCAATGACCATGGAATTTCTCATAGAGAAGCCCGTCCTGGTGTCGGTCAGGGGGTCAAGAAGTCCACTTCGAAAGGCGGTGCTATTGCTGGACTTGGAGGAGGTAGAAGGACAACGAAGGCACAGACTCGAAATAATCTTCCTTCATTGCAAAGTGGCATAGGCAGGAAGGCTTTGGGCGACATTGAATTATTTCACACAGATTCTCTAGTCAAGAAG GTGGAGAAAGTGTTAGGTGCAGAGCAGCCCGATGCTGCAGAGATTGCGGAAGCAAAGAGGGCTCTTAAG AAGCAGGAGCTGGCCCTGGTTGATGCGATCTCCAGGCTTGAAGATGCATCCGATGGTGAAAGTG GTACAGATACTACTGCCAAATTGTCAACACTAGGACTCAACACCCTCCACCAAGAAGGCAAGCAAGCATCCGGGCACAAGGCCCAGAACTGA
- the LOC115734395 gene encoding protein EMSY-LIKE 3-like isoform X3: protein MDQDMPDSSSGTDDDLPPPHRGRFQRGHTAGNGRSTVLGTAPLPRIHDDMENQINNIEQEAYCSILRAFKAQSDAITWEKESLITELRKELRVSDEEHRELLSRVNSEDIIRQIREWRKANGLQPGRPGTSRHIHDPAPSRNLSASHKKLKTTQSVASLSMIAPPPSIPSLQPPRSAFRQGSHTGGRSKKTKPKSTAGAGGRPQGAIRGLSGAFAAKSDSLIGKKVWTRWPDDNNFYEAVITDYNSVEGRHALVYDIDTANETWEWVDLKEISPSDIRWEGNDHGISHREARPGVGQGVKKSTSKGGAIAGLGGGRRTTKAQTRNNLPSLQSGIGRKALGDIELFHTDSLVKKVEKVLGAEQPDAAEIAEAKRALKKQELALVDAISRLEDASDGESDEKGL, encoded by the exons ATGGATCAGGATATGCCTGATAGCAGCAGCG GTACAGATGACGACCTCCCTCCTCCGCACCGCGGCAGATTCCAGAGAGGACACACTGCTGGAAATGGAAGATCTACAGTTTTAGGAACTGCGCCTTTACCCAGGATTCATGACGACATGGAAAATCAGATCAACAATATTGAGCAAGAAGCTTATTGTTCAATACTGCGAGCCTTTAAGGCTCAATCTGATGCCATTACTTGG GAGAAGGAGAGTTTGATTACTGAACTTAGGAAAGAGCTGAGAGTGTCAGACGAGGAACATAGAGAGCTTCTTTCCAGGGTCAATTCGGAAGACATCATTCGGCAAATAAG AGAGTGGAGAAAAGCAAATGGGCTTCAACCAGGCAGGCCTGGTACTTCTCGGCACATTCATGACCCTGCACCTAGTCGCAATCTTTCGGCTTCTCACAAGAAACTGAAGACCACACAGTCTGTTGCTTCTTTGTCCATGATCGCACCACCTCCATCAATACCGTCATTACAACCACCTCGGTCAGCATTTAGACAAGGGTCTCATACGGGAGGCAGGAGTAAGAAGACAAAACCA AAATCTACTGCAGGTGCTGGGGGAAGGCCTCAAGGTGCCATTCGTGGTTTGTCAGGGGCCTTCGCAGCGAAATCTGATTCGCTGATAGGCAAGAAAGTGTGGACTAGGTGGCCTGATGATAACAACTTCTATGAGGCTGTCATAACAGATTATAACTCAGTTGAG GGTCGGCATGCATTGGTCTACGATATCGATACAGCAAATGAAACATGGGAATGGGTTGACCTCAAAGAG ATATCTCCTTCTGACATCCGGTGGGAAGGCAATGACCATGGAATTTCTCATAGAGAAGCCCGTCCTGGTGTCGGTCAGGGGGTCAAGAAGTCCACTTCGAAAGGCGGTGCTATTGCTGGACTTGGAGGAGGTAGAAGGACAACGAAGGCACAGACTCGAAATAATCTTCCTTCATTGCAAAGTGGCATAGGCAGGAAGGCTTTGGGCGACATTGAATTATTTCACACAGATTCTCTAGTCAAGAAG GTGGAGAAAGTGTTAGGTGCAGAGCAGCCCGATGCTGCAGAGATTGCGGAAGCAAAGAGGGCTCTTAAG AAGCAGGAGCTGGCCCTGGTTGATGCGATCTCCAGGCTTGAAGATGCATCCGATGGTGAAAGTG ATGAAAAGGGATTGTAG